A window of the Gossypium hirsutum isolate 1008001.06 chromosome A03, Gossypium_hirsutum_v2.1, whole genome shotgun sequence genome harbors these coding sequences:
- the LOC107886959 gene encoding uncharacterized protein: MYLNSTSWRFPLSTISSLYPFGPHLHYFIRIDFLCGSLSCLFSAPPPISLILPLSSLIVPSSKFSLPIRSKNPSFFPHQSIMGGGNGQKSKMAREKNLEKQKAAAKGSQLESNKKAMSIQCKVCMQTFMCTTTEVKCREHAEAKHPKSDVYTCFPHLKK; this comes from the exons ATGTACCTAAATTCAACTAGTTGGCGTTTTCCTTTATCGACAATTTCCAGCCTCTATCCTTTTGGCCCCCACTTGCATTACTTTATTCGAATAGACTTTCTTTGTGGTTCATTGTCTTGTCTCTTTTCTGCCCCCCCCCCCATTTCCCTTATTTTGCCTTTATCATCTCTGATAGTTCCCTCTTCCAAGTTTTCACTTCCAATTCGATCAAAAAACCCTTCTTTTTTCCCTCATCAATCCATCATGGGAGGAGGAAATGGCCAAAAATCCAAGATGGCCCGTGAGAAGAACTTGGAAAAGCAAAAAGCTGCTGCCAAAG GAAGCCAGCTTGAGTCTAACAAGAAGGCCATGTCCATCCAG TGCAAGGTGTGTATGCAAACATTCATGTGCACCACAACGGAAGTGAAATGTCGGGAGCACGCTGAGGCGAAGCATCCAAAGTCCGACGTGTACACGTGTTTTCCTCATcttaaaaaataa
- the LOC107886956 gene encoding QWRF motif-containing protein 2 isoform X1 — MMMVAAFSHSQPPPESTHHEDTPKKWSPLNDNGSTVKRKPRGRQVPSRYLSPSSSAATTMAAAAATKLPTRFPSPLLSRSTNTTAVATMGNKTATVLPKRSQSVDRRRPGDHVSTELSAATKMLITSSRSLSVSFQGESFSIPVSKAKPQGGSTRKAVTPEGRKTTPVRDHGENSKPVDRHRWPGRTREGNSNSGSGSNPLSRSLDCYDERKTLGSGAVMVKSLQQSLMLDANYVNEVSYDLTASDTDSVSSGSTNGGNSKGRNGSHNILVSARFWQETNSRLRRLQDPGSPLFTSPGSRISAPKSLGSTRPASPSKLWTSSASSPLRGLSPARVRNAVGGAQMLGNSVNSPSILSFSADIRRGRMGEDRIVDAHTLRLLYNRYLQWRFANARAEATFMVQELSAEKNLWNVWVTISELLHSVTLKRMKFLLLRQKLKLTSILKGQIAHLEAWAVLDRDHSSSLLGATEALKASTLRLPIVGKAIVDIQNLKDAVGSAVDVMHAMASSICSLSSKVKEMNSLVLELVSVAANERILLEQCKEHLSTLTAIQVNECSLRSHIIQLNRVPTTGCLTTHA, encoded by the exons ATGATGATGGTGGCTGCATTTTCTCATTCACAACCTCCCCCAGAAAGTACCCATCACGAAGACACCCCGAAAAAATGGTCTCCTCTTAACGATAATGGCTCCACAGTAAAAAGAAAACCCAGAGGTAGACAAGTTCCTTCACGGTACTTGTCTCCTTCTTCTTCAGCGGCAACAACAATGGCGGCAGCAGCAGCAACCAAATTGCCGACGAGATTCCCTTCTCCTCTTCTTTCCCGTTCTACTAATACGACAGCGGTGGCGACGATGGGGAATAAAACGGCGACGGTGCTTCCTAAACGGTCTCAATCCGTGGACCGGAGGCGGCCTGGTGACCACGTGTCCACTGAATTATCAGCTGCTACCAAGATGTTAATCACTTCATCGAGGAGCTTATCCGTTTCGTTTCAAGGTGAGTCGTTTTCGATTCCGGTTAGTAAGGCTAAGCCCCAAGGGGGTTCTACTAGGAAAGCAGTAACTCCCGAGGGGCGTAAAACTACTCCAGTGAGAGATCACGGCGAGAACTCGAAACCGGTGGATCGGCACCGTTGGCCGGGGAGAACTCGGGAAGGGAATTCGAATTCGGGTTCGGGTTCGAATCCGTTGTCGAGGAGCTTGGATTGTTATGATGAAAGGAAAACGCTCGGATCTGGTGCAGTGATGGTTAAGTCATTGCAACAATCATTAATGCTTGATGCCAATTATGTAAATGAGGTTTCTTATGATCTCACTGCATCTGACACTGATAGTGTGTCATCTGGTAGCACTAATGGAGGAAATTCTAAAGGGAGGAATGGTTCCCATAATATCCTTGTATCTGCTCGGTTTTGGCAAGAAACGAATAGCCGGTTAAGGCGGTTGCAGGATCCGGGTTCACCGTTGTTTACGAGCCCCGGGTCTAGAATCAGTGCTCCAAAAAGTTTAGGTAGTACTAGACCTGCTTCTCCTAGTAAGCTTTGGACATCTTCGGCTTCGTCTCCTTTAAGGGGTCTAAGTCCTGCTCGGGTGAGAAATGCAGTTGGTGGTGCTCAGATGcttggtaattcggttaattctcCTTCAATTCTCAGCTTTTCTGCTGATATTCGGAGAGGGAGAATGGGGGAGGATCGGATTGTCGATGCACACACGTTGAGACTTCTTTATAACCGTTATTTGCAATGGAGATTCGCTAATGCAAGGGCGGAAGCTACTTTCATGGTGCAGGAACTGAGTGCAGAG AAAAACCTGTGGAATGTGTGGGTAACAATATCGGAACTGCTGCATTCCGTCACTCTTAAGAGAATGAAGTTTCTATTACTGAGGCAAAAGTTGAAACTGACTTCCATCCTGAAGGGACAA ATAGCTCATTTAGAAGCGTGGGCAGTCCTCGATAGAGATCACTCGAGTTCTTTGCTAGGAGCAACCGAAGCTTTAAAGGCCAGTACTCTTCGTCTTCCAATTGTTGGAAAAGCAATA GTAGACATCCAGAATCTGAAGGACGCCGTCGGTTCAGCGGTCGATGTGATGCACGCAATGGCATCCTCAATATGCTCATTATCATCAAAG GTAAAGGAAATGAATTCTTTGGTGCTCGAACTCGTGAGTGTGGCCGCAAACGAAAGGATTTTGCTCGAACAATGTAAAGAACATTTGTCCACGCTAACTGCCATCCAG GTTAACGAATGTAGCTTGAGGTCACATATAATACAACTAAACCGTGTACCCACTACCGGCTGCTTGACAACACATGCATAG
- the LOC107886958 gene encoding NAD-dependent deacetylase sir2A gives MPNRAGSSSSRMETLHQEDDYDSYGAESGWVEAKTHCDHLPSLSSDLTHIPIPSTPCNRCQHPIENWICLSCKVVLCSRFVNKHMLEHYQQTTHSIALSFSDLSVWCFTCDSYLDAQLIQQLRPFHETAYILKFGQAPPFRSVKSSRVDDKPAMDVPSSS, from the exons ATGCCGAACCGAGCGGGCTCTTCATCGTCACGCATG GAAACCCTTCACCAAGAAGATGATTACGACTCATACGGCGCCGAATCAGGATGGGTGGAAGCTAAAACGCACTGTGATCACTTGCCTTCCCTATCCTCTGATCTCACTCACATTCCAATCCCTAGCACTCCCTGCAACAG GTGCCAGCACCCAATTGAGAATTGGATATGCTTGTCCTGCAAAGTTGTGCTTTGTAGCCGTTTTGTGAATAAGCATATGCTTGAGCATTATCAGCAAACAACCCATTCCATAGCGCTCAGTTTTAG TGACCTGTCAGTTTGGTGTTTCACTTGTGATTCTTATCTTGATGCTCAATTGATTCAGCAACTGCGACCTTTTCATGAGACAGCTTACATATTGAAATTTGGTCAAGCCCCTCCTTTTCGGTCTGTTAAATCTTCTCGGGTGGATGATAAACCGGCCATGGATGTGCCATCAAGCAGTTGA
- the LOC107886957 gene encoding 40S ribosomal protein S29, translated as MGHSNVWNSHPKTYGPGSRACRVCGNPHAIIRKYGLMCCRQCFRSNAKEIGFIKYR; from the exons ATGGGTCACTCTAACGTCTGGAACTCTCACCCCAAAACCTACGGCCCTGGATCTCGCGCCTG CCGTGTTTGTGGAAATCCCCATGCCATCATCAGGAAGTACGGCCTCATGTGTTGCAGGCAGTGCTTCCGTAGCAATGCCAAGGAAATCGGATTCATCAAG tacCGTTGA
- the LOC107886956 gene encoding QWRF motif-containing protein 2 isoform X2 translates to MMMVAAFSHSQPPPESTHHEDTPKKWSPLNDNGSTVKRKPRGRQVPSRYLSPSSSAATTMAAAAATKLPTRFPSPLLSRSTNTTAVATMGNKTATVLPKRSQSVDRRRPGDHVSTELSAATKMLITSSRSLSVSFQGESFSIPVSKAKPQGGSTRKAVTPEGRKTTPVRDHGENSKPVDRHRWPGRTREGNSNSGSGSNPLSRSLDCYDERKTLGSGAVMVKSLQQSLMLDANYVNEVSYDLTASDTDSVSSGSTNGGNSKGRNGSHNILVSARFWQETNSRLRRLQDPGSPLFTSPGSRISAPKSLGSTRPASPSKLWTSSASSPLRGLSPARVRNAVGGAQMLGNSVNSPSILSFSADIRRGRMGEDRIVDAHTLRLLYNRYLQWRFANARAEATFMVQELSAEQKNLWNVWVTISELLHSVTLKRMKFLLLRQKLKLTSILKGQIAHLEAWAVLDRDHSSSLLGATEALKASTLRLPIVGKAIVDIQNLKDAVGSAVDVMHAMASSICSLSSKVKEMNSLVLELVSVAANERILLEQCKEHLSTLTAIQVNECSLRSHIIQLNRVPTTGCLTTHA, encoded by the exons ATGATGATGGTGGCTGCATTTTCTCATTCACAACCTCCCCCAGAAAGTACCCATCACGAAGACACCCCGAAAAAATGGTCTCCTCTTAACGATAATGGCTCCACAGTAAAAAGAAAACCCAGAGGTAGACAAGTTCCTTCACGGTACTTGTCTCCTTCTTCTTCAGCGGCAACAACAATGGCGGCAGCAGCAGCAACCAAATTGCCGACGAGATTCCCTTCTCCTCTTCTTTCCCGTTCTACTAATACGACAGCGGTGGCGACGATGGGGAATAAAACGGCGACGGTGCTTCCTAAACGGTCTCAATCCGTGGACCGGAGGCGGCCTGGTGACCACGTGTCCACTGAATTATCAGCTGCTACCAAGATGTTAATCACTTCATCGAGGAGCTTATCCGTTTCGTTTCAAGGTGAGTCGTTTTCGATTCCGGTTAGTAAGGCTAAGCCCCAAGGGGGTTCTACTAGGAAAGCAGTAACTCCCGAGGGGCGTAAAACTACTCCAGTGAGAGATCACGGCGAGAACTCGAAACCGGTGGATCGGCACCGTTGGCCGGGGAGAACTCGGGAAGGGAATTCGAATTCGGGTTCGGGTTCGAATCCGTTGTCGAGGAGCTTGGATTGTTATGATGAAAGGAAAACGCTCGGATCTGGTGCAGTGATGGTTAAGTCATTGCAACAATCATTAATGCTTGATGCCAATTATGTAAATGAGGTTTCTTATGATCTCACTGCATCTGACACTGATAGTGTGTCATCTGGTAGCACTAATGGAGGAAATTCTAAAGGGAGGAATGGTTCCCATAATATCCTTGTATCTGCTCGGTTTTGGCAAGAAACGAATAGCCGGTTAAGGCGGTTGCAGGATCCGGGTTCACCGTTGTTTACGAGCCCCGGGTCTAGAATCAGTGCTCCAAAAAGTTTAGGTAGTACTAGACCTGCTTCTCCTAGTAAGCTTTGGACATCTTCGGCTTCGTCTCCTTTAAGGGGTCTAAGTCCTGCTCGGGTGAGAAATGCAGTTGGTGGTGCTCAGATGcttggtaattcggttaattctcCTTCAATTCTCAGCTTTTCTGCTGATATTCGGAGAGGGAGAATGGGGGAGGATCGGATTGTCGATGCACACACGTTGAGACTTCTTTATAACCGTTATTTGCAATGGAGATTCGCTAATGCAAGGGCGGAAGCTACTTTCATGGTGCAGGAACTGAGTGCAGAG CAGAAAAACCTGTGGAATGTGTGGGTAACAATATCGGAACTGCTGCATTCCGTCACTCTTAAGAGAATGAAGTTTCTATTACTGAGGCAAAAGTTGAAACTGACTTCCATCCTGAAGGGACAA ATAGCTCATTTAGAAGCGTGGGCAGTCCTCGATAGAGATCACTCGAGTTCTTTGCTAGGAGCAACCGAAGCTTTAAAGGCCAGTACTCTTCGTCTTCCAATTGTTGGAAAAGCAATA GTAGACATCCAGAATCTGAAGGACGCCGTCGGTTCAGCGGTCGATGTGATGCACGCAATGGCATCCTCAATATGCTCATTATCATCAAAG GTAAAGGAAATGAATTCTTTGGTGCTCGAACTCGTGAGTGTGGCCGCAAACGAAAGGATTTTGCTCGAACAATGTAAAGAACATTTGTCCACGCTAACTGCCATCCAG GTTAACGAATGTAGCTTGAGGTCACATATAATACAACTAAACCGTGTACCCACTACCGGCTGCTTGACAACACATGCATAG